A genome region from Panicum virgatum strain AP13 chromosome 4K, P.virgatum_v5, whole genome shotgun sequence includes the following:
- the LOC120702724 gene encoding histone-lysine N-methyltransferase EZ1-like, which translates to MEAAAAASSASASASGSRSRPSTSAAQVISITGVRAEEENAASPYVLSVIDSLKKRITADRLTYIKNRIGENKANLSTFTQRTYNLSKNRQNNTSKGTDLAPNLLTKRQDDALCTLHSVDVCPADKDGSNFQDESPLSSLNVILIGNLGAKNAIRPIKLPEVSKLPPYTTWIFLDRNQRMSEDQSVLGRRRIYYDASCGEALICSDSEDEAIEDEEEKKEFKHSEDCIIRMTVQECGVSDAVWQTLAQYLERATDDIKARYEILHGEKTQDSCKKVTEQNVKVEDLYGDKDLDAALDSFDNLFCRRCLVFDCKLHGCSQDLVFPTEKQPACNGIGDGVPCGRHCHKQASDPDSVAAIDHMLIDGEEPTHSSGNATNKPGTNRKKNGSSGRKTKSQQSETSSTARAVSESSDSEVHPISNKPPQPSPSPSKVKIGPKGGIRKITNRRIAEKILMSVKKGQREMASSDSNSVSESPLAARDIRILLRSDARNGNKEAIVSSEYTPNTRSTRKMSTPQVGNSSASAEAHNDSMEEDGYDTSRKEEFVDENICKQADNFRSWKPIEQGLLVKGLEIFGRNSCLIARNLLGGMKTCRDVFQYMNYIENSSASGTLSGVDSLVKGYIKGNELRSRSRFFRRRGKVRRLKYTWKSAGYHSIRKRITERKGQPCRQYNPCGCQSACGKQCPCLTNATCCEKYCGCSKICKNRFRGCHCAKSQCRSRQCPCFAADRECDPDVCRNCWVGCGDGTLGVPNQRGDNYECRNMKLLLKQQQRVLLGRSDVSGWGAFLKNSVSKHEYLGEYTGELISHKEADKRGKIYDRENSSFLFNLNNEFVLDAYRMGDKLKFANHSPDPNCYAKVIMVAGDHRVGIFAKERILAGEELFYDYRYEPDRAPAWARKPEDSRGKDDGQPSNGRAKKLAQNTRG; encoded by the exons atggaggcggcggcggcggcctcttcCGCATCGGCCTCGGCGTCCGGGAGCCGGTCGCGCCCATCCACCAGCGCCGCGCAG GTTATCAGTATTACGGGTGTGCGTGCTGAGGAAGAAAATGCTGCCTCCCCCTATGTTTTATCTGTAATTGATTCACTAAAGAAGAGGATCACTGCAGATCGTTTAACATACATCAAG AATAGAATAGGGGAGAACAAGGCTAACCTCAGCACCTTTACACAGAGGACTTACAATTTGTCAAAAAATAGGCAAAATAATACATCAAAGGGTACTGATTTAGCACCAAATTTGCTCACGAAAAGGCAAGATGATGCACTATGCACCCTGCATAGTGTTGATGTTTGTCCTGCTGACAAAGACGGTAGCAATTTTCAAGATGAAAGTCCTTTATCCTCATTGAATGTTATTTTGATTGGAAATCTCGGTGCAAAGAATGCTATCCGACCAATTAAACTACCAGAAGTGTCAAAGCTTCCACCCTATACAACGTGGATATTTTTGGACAG GAACCAGAGGATGTCAGAAGATCAATCCGTACTTGGTCGACGGAGGATTTACTATGATGCCAGTTGTGGCGAAGCACTAATTTGCAGTGATAGCGAAGATGAAGCCattgaggatgaggaggagaaaAAAGAATTTAAACATTCAGAAGATTGCATTATTCG GATGACTGTTCAAGAGTGTGGCGTGTCAGATGCTGTATGGCAAACGCTGGCTCAATATCTTGAGAGGGCTACTGATGACATAAAG GCCAGGTATGAGATCCTGCATGGTGAGAAAACTCAGGATTCTTGTAAGAAAGTGACTGAGCAAAATGTCAAAGTGGAAGATTTGTACGGTGACAAAGATTTGGATGCAGCATTGGATTCCTTTGACAATCTCTTCTGTCGACGATGTCTA GTTTTTGATTGCAAGCTACACGGGTGTTCTCAAGATTTAGTATTTCCT ACAGAAAAACAGCCAGCTTGTAATGGCATTGGTGATGGTGTACCCTGTGGTCGTCATTGCCATAAACAG GCCTCTGATCCGGATTCTGTAGCTGCAATTGATCACATGCTTATTGATGGTGAGGAACCAACTCATtcatcaggcaatgcaacgaacAAGCCAGGCACAAATAGAAAAAAGAATGGCTCCAGCGGAAGGAAGACTAAATCTCAGCAAAGCGAAACCTCTTCAACTGCAAGGGCTGTTTCGGAAAGCAGTGACTCAGAAGTACATCCAATAAGCAATAAACCTCCACAGCCCTCCCCTAGTCCCTCAAAAGTTAAAATTGGCCCAAAAGGTGGAATCAGAAAGATTACCAATAGAAGAATCGCTGAGAAAATTCTTATGAGTGTGAAAAAAGGTCAAAGAGAAATGGCATCGTCGGATTCTAATTCTGTTAGTGAATCCCCTTTGGCAGCAAGGGACATAAGAATTCTACTTAGATCTGATGCACGAAACGGAAATAAGGAAGCAATTGTATCCTCTGAATACACTCCAAACACAAGAAGTACCAGAAAGATGAGTACACCTCAAGTTGGGAATAGCTCAGCTTCAGCTGAAGCTCATAATGATTCAATGGAGGAAGATGGTTACGATACTTCAAGGAAAGAAGAATTCGTCGATGAGAATATATGCAAGCAAGCGGATAACTTTAGATCCTGGAAGCCAATTGAGCAGGGACTTTTAGTCAAAGGATTAGAGATTTTTGGAAGGAACAG TTGTTTAATTGCTCGGAACCTTCTTGGAGGAATGAAGACATGCAGAGATGTTTTTCAGTATATGAATTATATTGAAAACAGCAGTGCATCTGGAACTCTTAGTGGTGTTGATTCTCTTGttaaaggatatataaag GGTAATGAATTGCGCTCGAGATCAAGGTTTTTCAGAAGGAGAGGTAAAGTGCGTCGTTTGAAGTACACCTGGAAATCTGCAGGTTACCATTCTATAAGGAAAAGGATTACAGAAAGGAAAGGTCAGCCCTGTCGACAATATAATCCTTGTGGTTGTCAATCTGCATGTGGGAAGCAGTGTCCATGTCTCACAAATGCGACATGCTGTGAGAAATACTGCGG GTGTTCCAAAATTTGCAAGAACCGTTTTCGAGGTTGTCATTGCGCAAAGAGTCAGTGTCGCAGCCGTCAATGCCCGTGCTTTGCTGCTGATAGGGAATGTGATCCTGATGTTTGCAGAAACTGCTGGGTTGG GTGTGGTGACGGTACATTGGGAGTTCCAAACCAGAGGGGAGATAATTATGAATGCCGGAACATGAAACTGCTTCTCAAACAACAACAAAGG GTCTTACTTGGAAGATCCGACGTTTCTGGCTGGGGAGCGTTCCTGAAG AATAGTGTCAGTAAACATGAATATCTTGGCGAGTATACCGGGGAACTAATCTCCCACAAGGAGGCAGATAAGCGTGGAAAGATATATGATCGTGAGAATTCATCATTTCTTTTCAACCTGAACAATGAG TTTGTTCTTGATGCATACAGAATGGGTGACAAGCTGAAAtttgccaaccattcccctgaTCCGAATTGCTATGCCAAGGTTATTATGGTAGCTGGTGATCATAGAGTGGGCATATTTGCCAAAGAAAGAATCCTAGCTGGTGAAGAGTTGTTTTATGATTACCGCTATGAGCCTGACCGAGCCCCTGCTTGGGCCCGAAAGCCAGAGGATTCCCGAGGAAAGGATGATGGGCAACCATCCAATGGGCGTGCAAAGAAGCTCGCCCAAAATACCAGAGGCTGA